The following coding sequences lie in one Salarias fasciatus chromosome 7 unlocalized genomic scaffold, fSalaFa1.1 super_scaffold_4, whole genome shotgun sequence genomic window:
- the sowahb gene encoding ankyrin repeat domain-containing protein SOWAHB isoform X1, which produces MATVLTQDAVLHFLQSSGGSVKNSDLLLHFRAFIRDHADRDRNRDLFKKFVNSVATVKQTDGVSYVILRKKFRGHVPGGGTGGDTGGGRSSEPAAERRWAGREEAGPAPPGEAAKKTILPAAGIVLNNNKVKESEQRVSSTPGPAGRPGPDPRPGPGPAERPESRAAGRPGPGPGPGPEDRPGPGPAGRPGPAERPEPARGREPGPAERPESRAAGRPGPGPAGRPAAGPVPEQKTSGQDEPAPPYQDFQGRQQRTDPVPLHGSTAGPPAVHQPRELDQRVPESLRGKPPGTAPQNFQDPSHQNLHYPPHQNIRDRSPRNYRDPPLQNFPDFSPQNFQDSVQNLHYPSHQNLRDPSPQNFRDPSPSPQNFRDFSPSPQNFQNPSLQNFRDPSPSPQNFRDLSPSPQNFQNPSLQNFRDPSPQNPSLQNFQNPSLQKLENPSHRTLPEPSQQAQIAQRRVRHRQSYKTAVSYDEDEEEEEVSRRQQVPSGPVPPGSAPLHDPRRTTSASSPARHSVVSSSSSSSSERTLPMIYIQDVEDQTLTPEDPDRGSEPGAAPRGQWARPAWEPGAVPGGFTSRRSLPLEAECYHGAEAAVHHGYQRASGWSGSAEDLQARAAGDRAVWAGNQAARHETAMQHAGSETAVPWRQSTGDLYDEPPTRRSTDRLHMDQGFRARIMPWHLSTGDLYDDHGEAESSEGSVSSPQLRLSGRLRNRMCRSLGADLDQLIHDEASGGLGDGGGGGGRGAAESRGGGGGSEAARLVRLHRISSSLSLRYLSSSSLSSCSTPPRCHSLADLTEAEDRKGRRRSLPATSPAHSSAHNMDQESRGRQSLVPLEPREHAWLVKAAAGAWPDIYSLFREDPSLLNRQDFISGFTVLHWIAKHGDHRVLNTLWYGVDKAGMTFDVDAKSTSGQTALHLAAIHGNKNILRLLVTKFKASVRLRDTAGKKAWQYLSRSAPLEMFQLLGAPARAAVTGAGVAKADSTWDQQQQQRRRRHHLSMASSAQRPLKLAGGTKVKRSSSIAAFLKHKSLLRIYGHHADSPL; this is translated from the exons ATGGCGACAGTTCTGACCCAGGACGCGGtgctccacttcctgcagagcagcggcGGCTCGGTGAAGAACtccgacctgctgctgcacttcCGGGCCTTCATCCGGGACCACGCGGACCGGGACCGGAACCGGGACCTCTTCAAGAAGTTCGTCAACTCCGTGGCGACCGTCAAGCAGACCGACGGCGTATCCTACGTGATCCTGCGGAAGAAGTTCAGAGGACACGTCCCCGGAGGGGGTACCGGAGGGGACACCGGAGGGGGCAGGAGCAGCGAGCCGGCCGCGGAGAGGCGCTGGGCGGGGAGGGAAGAGGCGGGACCCGCCCCGCCGGGAGAAGCTGCGAAAAAAACAATCCTACCTGCCGCGGGGATCGTGCTGAACAACAACAAGGTGAAAGAAAGTGAGCAGCGAGTGAGCAGCACGCccggacctgcagggagacctggacctgatccaagacctggacctgggcctgctGAGAGACCTGAATCGAGAGCTGCAGGgagacctggacctgggcctggacctggacctgaagacagacctggacctgggcctgcagggagacctggacctgcagagagacCTGAACCAGCAAGGGGACgtgaacctggacctgcagagagacCTGAATCTAGAGCTGCAGggagacctggacctggaccagcagGGAGACCAGCTGCAGGTCCGGTTCCGGAGCAGAAGACCTCTGGTCAGGATGAACCTGCTCCCCCATATCAGGACTTTCAGGGTCGGCAGCAGAGGACCGATCCAGTCCCGCTCCATGGCAGCACAgctggaccccctgctgtcCATCAACCCAGAGAACTGGACCAGCGTGTCCCAGAGTCCCTCAGGGGGAAACCTCCGGGTACTGCTCCTCAGAACTTTCAGGACCCATCCCACCAGAACCTACACTATCCCCCCCACCAGAACATCCGGGACCGCTCTCCACGGAACTATAGAGACCCGCCCCTCCAGAACTTTCCAGACTTCTCTCCCCAGAATTTTCAGGACTCCGTTCAGAACCTTCATTACCCGTCACACCAGAACCTTCGGGACCCTTCTCCCCAGAACTTCCGGGacccttctccttctccccaGAACTTCCGGGatttttctccttctccccaGAACTTCCAGAACCCTTCTCTCCAGAACTTCCGGGacccttctccttctccccaGAACTTCCGGGatctttctccttctccccaGAACTTCCAGAACCCTTCTCTCCAGAACTTCCGGGACCCTTCTCCCCAGAACCCCTCTCTCCAGAACTTCCAGAACCCTTCCCTCCAGAAGCTTGAGAACCCGTCTCATCGGACCCTTCCTGAACCCTCCCAGCAGGCTCAGATTGCCCAGCGCCGGGTCCGACACCGGCAGAGCTACAAGACCGCCGTGTCTTAtgacgaggatgaggaggaggaagaggtttCCAGGCGCCAGCAGGTCCCCTCTGGACCGGTGCCGCCCGGCAGCGCTCCCCTCCATGACCCGAGGAGAaccacctccgcctcctctcctgctcGCCACTCCgtcgtctcctcctcttcctcctcttcatcagaaaGGACTCTCCCCATGATCTACATCCAGGACGTGGAGGACCAGACGCTGACCCCCGAGGATCCGGACCGTGGCTCAGAGCCGGGGGCGGCGCCGAGGGGACAGTGGGCCAGGCCAGCGTGGGAACCCGGGGCCGTCCCGGGGGGGTTTACGTCCAGACGCAGTCTGCCTTTGGAGGCGGAGTGCTACCACGGGGCCGAGGCAGCAGTGCATCATGGGTACCAGCGGGCCTCGGGGTGGAGCGGCAGTGCGGAGGATCTACAGGCCAGAGCAG CAGGAGACCGTGCGGTTTGGGCTGGAAACCAGGCGGCTCGCCATGAGACCGCGATGCAGCACGCCGGCAGCGAAACCGCCGTACCGTGGCGTCAGTCGACGGGCGACCTGTACGACGAGCCTCCGACGCGCCGCTCCACGGACCGCCTCCACATGGATCAGGGCTTCAGAGCTCGAATCATGCCGTGGCACCTCTCCACAG GCGACCTGTACGACGACCACGGCGAGGCGGAATCCAGCGAGGGCTCCGTCTCGTCTCCTCAGCTGCGTCTGAGCGGCAGGCTGAGGAACCGCATGTGCCGCAGCCTGGGAGCAGATCTGGACCAGCTGATCCACGACGAGGCCTCGGGAGGACtgggggacggcggcggcggcggagggagaggagcgGCTGAATcccgaggagggggagggggcagcgAAGCCGCCCGGCTGGTCCGCCTCCACCGGATCTCCTCGTCCCTCAGCCTGAGGTACCTGTCGTCGTCCTCGCTGTCGTCCTGCTCCACGCCGCCGCGCTGCCACAGCCTGGCCGACCTGACGGAGGCAGAGGACAGGAAGggaaggaggcggagcctccccgccaccagccccgcccacagctccgcccacaacATGGACCAGGAGAGCCGTGGGAGACAG TCCCTGGTTCCTCTGGAGCCTCGGGAGCACGCCTGGCTGGtgaaggcggcggcgggcgcCTGGCCGGACATCTACTCCCTGTTCAGAGAGGACCCGTCTCTCCTCAACAGGCAGGACTTCATCTCCGGCTTCACCGTGCTGCACTGGATCGCCAAACACGGAGACCACCGAGTGCTCAACACGCTGTG GTACGGCGTCGACAAGGCCGGGATGACCTTCGACGTGGACGCCAAGTCGACGAGCGGCCAGACGGCGCTCCACCTCGCCGCCATCCACGGCAACAAGAACATCCTGCGGCTGCTGGTCACCAAGTTCAAGGCCAGCGTGAGGCTGCGGGACACGGCGGGGAAGAAGGCGTGGCAGTACCTgagccgcagcgctccgctcgaGATGTTCCAGCTGCTGGGGGCGCCGGCGAGGGCCGCCGTGACCGGCGCCGGCGTGGCCAAGGCCGACTCCACCtgggaccagcagcagcagcagcgccgccgccgccaccacctcTCCATGGCCTCCTCGGCGCAGAGGCCGCTCAAACTGGCCGGGGGGACGAAGGTGAAGAGGTCCTCGTCCATCGCAGCGTTCCTCAAGCACAAATCTCTGCTGCGCATTTATGGACATCACGCAGACTCCCCTCTTTAG
- the sowahb gene encoding uncharacterized protein sowahb isoform X3: MATVLTQDAVLHFLQSSGGSVKNSDLLLHFRAFIRDHADRDRNRDLFKKFVNSVATVKQTDGVSYVILRKKFRGHVPGGGTGGDTGGGRSSEPAAERRWAGREEAGPAPPGEAAKKTILPAAGIVLNNNKVKESEQRVSSTPGPAGRPGPDPRPGPGPAERPESRAAGRPGPGPGPGPEDRPGPGPAGRPGPAERPEPARGREPGPAERPESRAAGRPGPGPAGRPAAGPVPEQKTSGQDEPAPPYQDFQGRQQRTDPVPLHGSTAGPPAVHQPRELDQRVPESLRGKPPGTAPQNFQDPSHQNLHYPPHQNIRDRSPRNYRDPPLQNFPDFSPQNFQDSVQNLHYPSHQNLRDPSPQNFRDPSPSPQNFRDPSPSPQNFRDLSPSPQNFQNPSLQNFRDPSPQNPSLQNFQNPSLQKLENPSHRTLPEPSQQAQIAQRRVRHRQSYKTAVSYDEDEEEEEVSRRQQVPSGPVPPGSAPLHDPRRTTSASSPARHSVVSSSSSSSSERTLPMIYIQDVEDQTLTPEDPDRGSEPGAAPRGQWARPAWEPGAVPGGFTSRRSLPLEAECYHGAEAAVHHGYQRASGWSGSAEDLQARAAGDRAVWAGNQAARHETAMQHAGSETAVPWRQSTGDLYDEPPTRRSTDRLHMDQGFRARIMPWHLSTGDLYDDHGEAESSEGSVSSPQLRLSGRLRNRMCRSLGADLDQLIHDEASGGLGDGGGGGGRGAAESRGGGGGSEAARLVRLHRISSSLSLRYLSSSSLSSCSTPPRCHSLADLTEAEDRKGRRRSLPATSPAHSSAHNMDQESRGRQSLVPLEPREHAWLVKAAAGAWPDIYSLFREDPSLLNRQDFISGFTVLHWIAKHGDHRVLNTLWYGVDKAGMTFDVDAKSTSGQTALHLAAIHGNKNILRLLVTKFKASVRLRDTAGKKAWQYLSRSAPLEMFQLLGAPARAAVTGAGVAKADSTWDQQQQQRRRRHHLSMASSAQRPLKLAGGTKVKRSSSIAAFLKHKSLLRIYGHHADSPL, from the exons ATGGCGACAGTTCTGACCCAGGACGCGGtgctccacttcctgcagagcagcggcGGCTCGGTGAAGAACtccgacctgctgctgcacttcCGGGCCTTCATCCGGGACCACGCGGACCGGGACCGGAACCGGGACCTCTTCAAGAAGTTCGTCAACTCCGTGGCGACCGTCAAGCAGACCGACGGCGTATCCTACGTGATCCTGCGGAAGAAGTTCAGAGGACACGTCCCCGGAGGGGGTACCGGAGGGGACACCGGAGGGGGCAGGAGCAGCGAGCCGGCCGCGGAGAGGCGCTGGGCGGGGAGGGAAGAGGCGGGACCCGCCCCGCCGGGAGAAGCTGCGAAAAAAACAATCCTACCTGCCGCGGGGATCGTGCTGAACAACAACAAGGTGAAAGAAAGTGAGCAGCGAGTGAGCAGCACGCccggacctgcagggagacctggacctgatccaagacctggacctgggcctgctGAGAGACCTGAATCGAGAGCTGCAGGgagacctggacctgggcctggacctggacctgaagacagacctggacctgggcctgcagggagacctggacctgcagagagacCTGAACCAGCAAGGGGACgtgaacctggacctgcagagagacCTGAATCTAGAGCTGCAGggagacctggacctggaccagcagGGAGACCAGCTGCAGGTCCGGTTCCGGAGCAGAAGACCTCTGGTCAGGATGAACCTGCTCCCCCATATCAGGACTTTCAGGGTCGGCAGCAGAGGACCGATCCAGTCCCGCTCCATGGCAGCACAgctggaccccctgctgtcCATCAACCCAGAGAACTGGACCAGCGTGTCCCAGAGTCCCTCAGGGGGAAACCTCCGGGTACTGCTCCTCAGAACTTTCAGGACCCATCCCACCAGAACCTACACTATCCCCCCCACCAGAACATCCGGGACCGCTCTCCACGGAACTATAGAGACCCGCCCCTCCAGAACTTTCCAGACTTCTCTCCCCAGAATTTTCAGGACTCCGTTCAGAACCTTCATTACCCGTCACACCAGAACCTTCGGGACCCTTCTCCCCAGAACTTCCGGGacccttctccttctcc CCAGAACTTCCGGGacccttctccttctccccaGAACTTCCGGGatctttctccttctccccaGAACTTCCAGAACCCTTCTCTCCAGAACTTCCGGGACCCTTCTCCCCAGAACCCCTCTCTCCAGAACTTCCAGAACCCTTCCCTCCAGAAGCTTGAGAACCCGTCTCATCGGACCCTTCCTGAACCCTCCCAGCAGGCTCAGATTGCCCAGCGCCGGGTCCGACACCGGCAGAGCTACAAGACCGCCGTGTCTTAtgacgaggatgaggaggaggaagaggtttCCAGGCGCCAGCAGGTCCCCTCTGGACCGGTGCCGCCCGGCAGCGCTCCCCTCCATGACCCGAGGAGAaccacctccgcctcctctcctgctcGCCACTCCgtcgtctcctcctcttcctcctcttcatcagaaaGGACTCTCCCCATGATCTACATCCAGGACGTGGAGGACCAGACGCTGACCCCCGAGGATCCGGACCGTGGCTCAGAGCCGGGGGCGGCGCCGAGGGGACAGTGGGCCAGGCCAGCGTGGGAACCCGGGGCCGTCCCGGGGGGGTTTACGTCCAGACGCAGTCTGCCTTTGGAGGCGGAGTGCTACCACGGGGCCGAGGCAGCAGTGCATCATGGGTACCAGCGGGCCTCGGGGTGGAGCGGCAGTGCGGAGGATCTACAGGCCAGAGCAG CAGGAGACCGTGCGGTTTGGGCTGGAAACCAGGCGGCTCGCCATGAGACCGCGATGCAGCACGCCGGCAGCGAAACCGCCGTACCGTGGCGTCAGTCGACGGGCGACCTGTACGACGAGCCTCCGACGCGCCGCTCCACGGACCGCCTCCACATGGATCAGGGCTTCAGAGCTCGAATCATGCCGTGGCACCTCTCCACAG GCGACCTGTACGACGACCACGGCGAGGCGGAATCCAGCGAGGGCTCCGTCTCGTCTCCTCAGCTGCGTCTGAGCGGCAGGCTGAGGAACCGCATGTGCCGCAGCCTGGGAGCAGATCTGGACCAGCTGATCCACGACGAGGCCTCGGGAGGACtgggggacggcggcggcggcggagggagaggagcgGCTGAATcccgaggagggggagggggcagcgAAGCCGCCCGGCTGGTCCGCCTCCACCGGATCTCCTCGTCCCTCAGCCTGAGGTACCTGTCGTCGTCCTCGCTGTCGTCCTGCTCCACGCCGCCGCGCTGCCACAGCCTGGCCGACCTGACGGAGGCAGAGGACAGGAAGggaaggaggcggagcctccccgccaccagccccgcccacagctccgcccacaacATGGACCAGGAGAGCCGTGGGAGACAG TCCCTGGTTCCTCTGGAGCCTCGGGAGCACGCCTGGCTGGtgaaggcggcggcgggcgcCTGGCCGGACATCTACTCCCTGTTCAGAGAGGACCCGTCTCTCCTCAACAGGCAGGACTTCATCTCCGGCTTCACCGTGCTGCACTGGATCGCCAAACACGGAGACCACCGAGTGCTCAACACGCTGTG GTACGGCGTCGACAAGGCCGGGATGACCTTCGACGTGGACGCCAAGTCGACGAGCGGCCAGACGGCGCTCCACCTCGCCGCCATCCACGGCAACAAGAACATCCTGCGGCTGCTGGTCACCAAGTTCAAGGCCAGCGTGAGGCTGCGGGACACGGCGGGGAAGAAGGCGTGGCAGTACCTgagccgcagcgctccgctcgaGATGTTCCAGCTGCTGGGGGCGCCGGCGAGGGCCGCCGTGACCGGCGCCGGCGTGGCCAAGGCCGACTCCACCtgggaccagcagcagcagcagcgccgccgccgccaccacctcTCCATGGCCTCCTCGGCGCAGAGGCCGCTCAAACTGGCCGGGGGGACGAAGGTGAAGAGGTCCTCGTCCATCGCAGCGTTCCTCAAGCACAAATCTCTGCTGCGCATTTATGGACATCACGCAGACTCCCCTCTTTAG
- the sowahb gene encoding ankyrin repeat domain-containing protein SOWAHB isoform X2, giving the protein MATVLTQDAVLHFLQSSGGSVKNSDLLLHFRAFIRDHADRDRNRDLFKKFVNSVATVKQTDGVSYVILRKKFRGHVPGGGTGGDTGGGRSSEPAAERRWAGREEAGPAPPGEAAKKTILPAAGIVLNNNKVKESEQRVSSTPGPAGRPGPDPRPGPGPAERPESRAAGRPGPGPGPGPEDRPGPGPAGRPGPAERPEPARGREPGPAERPESRAAGRPGPGPAGRPAAGPVPEQKTSGQDEPAPPYQDFQGRQQRTDPVPLHGSTAGPPAVHQPRELDQRVPESLRGKPPGTAPQNFQDPSHQNLHYPPHQNIRDRSPRNYRDPPLQNFPDFSPQNFQDSVQNLHYPSHQNLRDPSPQNFRDPSPSPQNFRDFSPSPQNFQNPSLQNFRDPSPSPQNFRDLSPSPQNFQNPSLQNFRDPSPQNPSLQNFQNPSLQKLENPSHRTLPEPSQQAQIAQRRVRHRQSYKTAVSYDEDEEEEEVSRRQQVPSGPVPPGSAPLHDPRRTTSASSPARHSVVSSSSSSSSERTLPMIYIQDVEDQTLTPEDPDRGSEPGAAPRGQWARPAWEPGAVPGGFTSRRSLPLEAECYHGAEAAVHHGYQRASGWSGSAEDLQARAGDRAVWAGNQAARHETAMQHAGSETAVPWRQSTGDLYDEPPTRRSTDRLHMDQGFRARIMPWHLSTGDLYDDHGEAESSEGSVSSPQLRLSGRLRNRMCRSLGADLDQLIHDEASGGLGDGGGGGGRGAAESRGGGGGSEAARLVRLHRISSSLSLRYLSSSSLSSCSTPPRCHSLADLTEAEDRKGRRRSLPATSPAHSSAHNMDQESRGRQSLVPLEPREHAWLVKAAAGAWPDIYSLFREDPSLLNRQDFISGFTVLHWIAKHGDHRVLNTLWYGVDKAGMTFDVDAKSTSGQTALHLAAIHGNKNILRLLVTKFKASVRLRDTAGKKAWQYLSRSAPLEMFQLLGAPARAAVTGAGVAKADSTWDQQQQQRRRRHHLSMASSAQRPLKLAGGTKVKRSSSIAAFLKHKSLLRIYGHHADSPL; this is encoded by the exons ATGGCGACAGTTCTGACCCAGGACGCGGtgctccacttcctgcagagcagcggcGGCTCGGTGAAGAACtccgacctgctgctgcacttcCGGGCCTTCATCCGGGACCACGCGGACCGGGACCGGAACCGGGACCTCTTCAAGAAGTTCGTCAACTCCGTGGCGACCGTCAAGCAGACCGACGGCGTATCCTACGTGATCCTGCGGAAGAAGTTCAGAGGACACGTCCCCGGAGGGGGTACCGGAGGGGACACCGGAGGGGGCAGGAGCAGCGAGCCGGCCGCGGAGAGGCGCTGGGCGGGGAGGGAAGAGGCGGGACCCGCCCCGCCGGGAGAAGCTGCGAAAAAAACAATCCTACCTGCCGCGGGGATCGTGCTGAACAACAACAAGGTGAAAGAAAGTGAGCAGCGAGTGAGCAGCACGCccggacctgcagggagacctggacctgatccaagacctggacctgggcctgctGAGAGACCTGAATCGAGAGCTGCAGGgagacctggacctgggcctggacctggacctgaagacagacctggacctgggcctgcagggagacctggacctgcagagagacCTGAACCAGCAAGGGGACgtgaacctggacctgcagagagacCTGAATCTAGAGCTGCAGggagacctggacctggaccagcagGGAGACCAGCTGCAGGTCCGGTTCCGGAGCAGAAGACCTCTGGTCAGGATGAACCTGCTCCCCCATATCAGGACTTTCAGGGTCGGCAGCAGAGGACCGATCCAGTCCCGCTCCATGGCAGCACAgctggaccccctgctgtcCATCAACCCAGAGAACTGGACCAGCGTGTCCCAGAGTCCCTCAGGGGGAAACCTCCGGGTACTGCTCCTCAGAACTTTCAGGACCCATCCCACCAGAACCTACACTATCCCCCCCACCAGAACATCCGGGACCGCTCTCCACGGAACTATAGAGACCCGCCCCTCCAGAACTTTCCAGACTTCTCTCCCCAGAATTTTCAGGACTCCGTTCAGAACCTTCATTACCCGTCACACCAGAACCTTCGGGACCCTTCTCCCCAGAACTTCCGGGacccttctccttctccccaGAACTTCCGGGatttttctccttctccccaGAACTTCCAGAACCCTTCTCTCCAGAACTTCCGGGacccttctccttctccccaGAACTTCCGGGatctttctccttctccccaGAACTTCCAGAACCCTTCTCTCCAGAACTTCCGGGACCCTTCTCCCCAGAACCCCTCTCTCCAGAACTTCCAGAACCCTTCCCTCCAGAAGCTTGAGAACCCGTCTCATCGGACCCTTCCTGAACCCTCCCAGCAGGCTCAGATTGCCCAGCGCCGGGTCCGACACCGGCAGAGCTACAAGACCGCCGTGTCTTAtgacgaggatgaggaggaggaagaggtttCCAGGCGCCAGCAGGTCCCCTCTGGACCGGTGCCGCCCGGCAGCGCTCCCCTCCATGACCCGAGGAGAaccacctccgcctcctctcctgctcGCCACTCCgtcgtctcctcctcttcctcctcttcatcagaaaGGACTCTCCCCATGATCTACATCCAGGACGTGGAGGACCAGACGCTGACCCCCGAGGATCCGGACCGTGGCTCAGAGCCGGGGGCGGCGCCGAGGGGACAGTGGGCCAGGCCAGCGTGGGAACCCGGGGCCGTCCCGGGGGGGTTTACGTCCAGACGCAGTCTGCCTTTGGAGGCGGAGTGCTACCACGGGGCCGAGGCAGCAGTGCATCATGGGTACCAGCGGGCCTCGGGGTGGAGCGGCAGTGCGGAGGATCTACAGGCCAGAGCAG GAGACCGTGCGGTTTGGGCTGGAAACCAGGCGGCTCGCCATGAGACCGCGATGCAGCACGCCGGCAGCGAAACCGCCGTACCGTGGCGTCAGTCGACGGGCGACCTGTACGACGAGCCTCCGACGCGCCGCTCCACGGACCGCCTCCACATGGATCAGGGCTTCAGAGCTCGAATCATGCCGTGGCACCTCTCCACAG GCGACCTGTACGACGACCACGGCGAGGCGGAATCCAGCGAGGGCTCCGTCTCGTCTCCTCAGCTGCGTCTGAGCGGCAGGCTGAGGAACCGCATGTGCCGCAGCCTGGGAGCAGATCTGGACCAGCTGATCCACGACGAGGCCTCGGGAGGACtgggggacggcggcggcggcggagggagaggagcgGCTGAATcccgaggagggggagggggcagcgAAGCCGCCCGGCTGGTCCGCCTCCACCGGATCTCCTCGTCCCTCAGCCTGAGGTACCTGTCGTCGTCCTCGCTGTCGTCCTGCTCCACGCCGCCGCGCTGCCACAGCCTGGCCGACCTGACGGAGGCAGAGGACAGGAAGggaaggaggcggagcctccccgccaccagccccgcccacagctccgcccacaacATGGACCAGGAGAGCCGTGGGAGACAG TCCCTGGTTCCTCTGGAGCCTCGGGAGCACGCCTGGCTGGtgaaggcggcggcgggcgcCTGGCCGGACATCTACTCCCTGTTCAGAGAGGACCCGTCTCTCCTCAACAGGCAGGACTTCATCTCCGGCTTCACCGTGCTGCACTGGATCGCCAAACACGGAGACCACCGAGTGCTCAACACGCTGTG GTACGGCGTCGACAAGGCCGGGATGACCTTCGACGTGGACGCCAAGTCGACGAGCGGCCAGACGGCGCTCCACCTCGCCGCCATCCACGGCAACAAGAACATCCTGCGGCTGCTGGTCACCAAGTTCAAGGCCAGCGTGAGGCTGCGGGACACGGCGGGGAAGAAGGCGTGGCAGTACCTgagccgcagcgctccgctcgaGATGTTCCAGCTGCTGGGGGCGCCGGCGAGGGCCGCCGTGACCGGCGCCGGCGTGGCCAAGGCCGACTCCACCtgggaccagcagcagcagcagcgccgccgccgccaccacctcTCCATGGCCTCCTCGGCGCAGAGGCCGCTCAAACTGGCCGGGGGGACGAAGGTGAAGAGGTCCTCGTCCATCGCAGCGTTCCTCAAGCACAAATCTCTGCTGCGCATTTATGGACATCACGCAGACTCCCCTCTTTAG